The DNA region tcggcctcgactGCCTCAACTTTTTCAAATACTCCAGCTCCTTGCTCGTGTCAAGATCCTTGATCTTATCCCCCATGTAccccaaaacatcaacaacagtcGACACCGTCTCAGGCGAGAGCTCAACCCGAAACCCATCACTCTTGACATTAaaaaacctcctctcctcctcctccccatcttctCCCCGTTGCGAACTCCccgtcaccaccgccccaaaAGCCACACTCCCACAACTCCTCataccaccatcccccccatcatcccgtCCCTTCCTAATCTCAAACCTAACCCCCCTCAAGTTAACATCAAACTGCGGATGACTCAACGTAGTCCCGTGCCCGTCCACCCGGTTGTTAACCCCCACATGAACCCTATCAAGCCTCAACAGCACATTCGCCACCACCGGTTCCTTCTCCGACGGCAGAGGACTATTCCCaaacacctccaaccccgcaAACGTGAGGTTGGTCGAGTAAGCCATTATCGTCTCGGTCTTGTTGTCCTTATTAAGCGGTTTatcctgctgctggtggtggccaaCAACGTCATCGACATGCTCTCGTATAACCCtcccctgctgctgcaactCACTAACAGCATTAGAGATCTCAGGCCTGTTGAGCGCAGAAAGGAGGCTGTACACAGCCGACGCATCAAGCTGCACCAGTTCCACAGACGAGTACACGCTGATCGTGTGCTCGCCCGGTTCAATGTGGCTTATTATCCTCCCGCTCGCGGGCGGGATCTGAAGGAGCGAGATGCTGCGGGCGACATTGTTGACCCTGACTTGGATGTCGTGCTGGTTTTCCTTGatgtcaaagtcaaagatGAGCTCCTTACCAAAGTCGGCTGCCATGGCGGCTCTGGAGACGGTGCCGTGGATGGTGTATGTGAGGGAACTAAGAAGGGGCACGGTGATGGTGTATTGGTCCATAAAGAGCGCGGCGTTGGCCTTGAAGGCGGATAGTCGGTctgccatcttcttcttcggggGCGAAGGGTTTctgggtgagggggggaagagttGGTCTTTTAGTTTGTACAGCTGTGCAAACTCGTCGCGGACTAGCAGGTCGAGGACTTCTGCGAGGGTGACGGGGTCTTGTCTAATTGTCAGGTTCATGTACTGGTTGCTTGCCGTTGTCTTGATCGTGTGGGAATCGGTGGTTTGCGTTGCTTGGAGCTCGTGCGAGACGAATACACTCGGCTGTTCGAGCACCAGCTTGGCAAGCttctggtggtggctgcGAAGACTGGAGGACACAGAGTCGCAGCTCAGAATACCGTTCGTGTTCAATGTATTGTCGGCTTTTCTCGTAGCCAATACTGAAATCTTGGTCCCGTTGCTGAAAGACGATGAGTAGAGGTTGACAGCTTCCAAGATGAGAGAGCCATGGTCGAGAGACAGGACGCAGTGAACTGTCTGTCTCTGAACCTTGACGGGTGGCTTTGGTCTAGCTGCATTCTCTGGCTCAGGCTCCAGTTCCGGTTTGCTTTGCATCTTCTTGGCCATCCTCAAGATACTGCTCGCCAGTTCGCAAAGCTCCCAGTTCAAGCTGACAGCAGCATCCTCGCAGTGAACATTGACGAGTACGGCAGGCTGGTCACCCGCCTGGTTCTGAAGAGCAGGTTTGACCTGCAGTCTCGTCGTAAGATCCACCAGCGTAACAGCATTCTGCTTCGGCCCCGGATTCAAAGCAACCTGAAACTGCTTGATCCTCGCAACAGCCATTACCGGCTTGTCCGAACCCCCATTACTCTGCGCCTTCGCCGGCGGTCCAAAAACAATATTTAATAGCACGCTTTCGGAAACATTCTCCAAatcccaactcctccacttcTCAAAAGCCGACACCACCTCCTGTCTGAGCTGGGCCGATGCTTTCGTCAGCGGCGCAAAACAGTCCATCTTGATCTGCTCCCCTATTGACGGAGCCAAAACCGACCAAGTCTGGCGAAGACGCATGATCAGTTTCCAAGAATCATACGTTCTCAAATGCTGAGACGCCGAGCGAAGCACCGATGAAGGCCGTATGAGAAACGAAGGATCTTGAATATTCTTGCCGGAAGAAACAAGCCGTCGAACCAGATTCCGAGACCTGACACCCTCTTGTGACGACACCTCAGCAAACACCTTCCCGAGGTCAGCCCCCAGAACACCGGCGCGGTGAATCAACGAGGCTAGATAATCAACCTTCTCAGACGAAGTACTGCTCTGGAAATTCCCAATCTCAACATCAAGATAAGAGACATCCTTGGTccccatcgccgccgccacatTGTCGATGCGAGCCACCGCAGCTGCCTGAGCCCCCGCCATGTCCTGATACCGCTCAGTGGCAGAAACAGCAGCCGAATCCAGACGAACGTGGAAAGAAGTCCGAGCCTCTTTCGACTCGGGTTTGAACGCATCCTTCCACGTTGTTTCCGTCCGGGAGGTAAGCACCAGCTTCGAAAGCGCAACATCATACTGGTCCTGCTCGTCCATAGGCTGCTCAATCGAGTTCGGATCAGACGAATTAACAAGCCGCAAGTTGGCATGTGGCAGCTTGACCAATATATCACCAATACGTCCCTTCAAATGCTGGTCCTTCTGCATGTCCAAAACCTCCTGAACAGAGCTGATTTGCATAGCATCAAGAATAACATCAGGATCAACAGGCTGCAGAGCCCCCAGCAGCGTCGCGACATGCCGCAATGATGTTGGGTTGCAAAAAGCCGTCAAGCCATTGGGGAACTCAACAAGAACACCAGTGTACGGCAACTCTTCGCTGAGTTGACTAGGATCGATATCTCCAAGATTAAAGTCTGACGAGTCAaaatcatcatcgtcatcgtccgCCTCTATGCTCTGTAGCAGCACCTCCTTATGGCTTGGCTTGACCTTCTCAAGCGGAAAGTACGGCGCAAAATACTGGCTGGAAAATGCAACCGTATTGTGAACCACGTCTTGACGCTGTTGGCTATCCTCTGGAGCGCTGTAAAAGGCAGAATGGCGAGTTGAGGGTGAAAGTTCTCGTCCATGCAACGACCCCCGGCCACCAAACCGGTGACGGACAGGAGATCGGAGATACTGGTCTGACTGTTTCCCTAATCCACTTGGCCGCGGCGAGCTTGCAGGCTTCAGAATACTGCTCTGCCCCGGACTGGCAATAGAtaggaaggaggatttgtGCCGTAAGCCTCGGGATCGCCTCGATGTCCCCCTAGAGTTGAGAGATGCCCTATCATCCCCTCCAACGTCTGCTATTGTCAGTGGCAAGGGGACAGGCGGCACGCTCTGAGACGGAGGGTCAACCGGCTCAGGTACAAAATCATCCGTGAACCCAGGCAACACGAGAAAAGGCGTTCGATGGGTACGCTGATCGTGGCGACGAATGAGCTCCTGTTGAAGTCTCCGCTCCTCAGAAAAGTTCGCCTTTCGCCCTATCATGGCGAGCCGTACACTGGTTTCCACAAGTGCATCCGTCTCTACTGGATGTTGAGGGCGTGTCTTGTATCGTGTTGCTGATTCTGCATTGACACAGGATAGCTTGATATCCGAGATCTTGACATTGGCCCGCTTGGAGTAGTGTGACCCAGCCCAGTCGTTGAAGTTTACATCGATCAGGCCAGtggaaagaagaaaggcAGCTTCCTCAACGTGGATCCAAATCTGCACTGACTCCACAAACACCCGGAGAAAGGTGACATCGTAGACGACAATCGAGGAGAGTATGATGAGGGCGTTCTCTTCGTCGTCCAAGCAGAACACGAAGGCCTTGCCTGCACTGACTAGTGTTGTCAGGAACTCTGCTGTACACTCGCCAGTGACTGCCCCGACAGAAAGATCCCAGTTGCACATGTAGGTGGGCTCGGCTGGAGGCAGCCCGAATAGGCGATGGCCATAGACTGTGATCCCATCCACAAAGAGCTGGGTGCTTGACGTTGCGCTGATGGGTGTTTCTGCCCCTGACTCTGTATTCCCCAAGGATAGGTTGAGCGGTGCAAGAGTCAGTTCCATATCCATGTAGTAATTAGTAAACCGCAGATCGAGGGCAAGGTTTGCTGTGTCGATCCGGATGTGCCGCTGGCATGAGTAGAGATTTACAGGAAGCAAAATCTTCGGGTCATCCGCTCTTATGCTGAGGATGACGTCAAGGTCGTTCGTCTTCTTAGGCGGCGGCTTGTTGGCCAATTCAGCACTTGGATCGTTGGCTTTCAAGCGTAGCATATCTTGATACTCCTCCAACGTTTTGAAATGGACGTCTTCACCGAAATAATTGTCCTTCAGGACAAGCATGTAACGAACCAGAAACCCATGCAGCTGAGCGACCGGCGACTGCCCAGAGATATTCAGGACGATGGTGTCAATGTTAGATGGAGAGGTAGTTGCGTTGTAGTGATAGGCGCCATCGACGACCAGATTTTCCAGATGCCCAACCTCTTTTGACGTGAGAAACGGCGCTTGTGTATTCCACGGTGGCACGTGCAAATCGACTGACGCATTTTCTGCACGAATGTCGAAGGGGATGGCATTCTTGCTGGGCCTGAAGGTATCAATCGGCACAGATGTCACGCATCGAAGCAGTGGGCTCGATATTATGAGGAATGTGTTGTCATCAAGGTCCGTCGGGCTGTTGATGATATTGGCATCGTTGAGATTCAAGAAAATGCGGACGTTtgggagttggaggttgaCATGGTACCTGAATGGGATGAATACCATGTAGTCAGGCGGAGGCCCAGTTGTCCAATCATCTACTAGGTCGGTGAGAAGAAATATGTGATCCCGCAAAAGGAAGAGCGATAGGTCATCACTGGCAATGTTGAAGTGCCATTGCCGAAGAGAATTCCAGCGCAATGGGGTGGACAAATCACAAGATATTCTCTGCCTACCCGATTTCCATAACACCTCGTGATTTATGCTGCTCGATATCTCGGTACTGGGAAAGTCGACATTGAGCGAGTTGCTATATCCGGAGCTCCCAGCTGTCATGTCCATGGAATAAGTCACAGTCGTATTGACCGGGGCTTTGATGTCAAGCCAGCCATATGGTCGCTGGTGGACCTTAGCGGCCTGATCAGACTTCTTGGATCGAGCGCGAGACTTGCGAGTTTCGTTGGCGCGTGTATTGTTATTGGGGTCTGGCTCCTTGCCCTTCCATCTCCAATTTTTCGATTCCTCCCTGACGGGAATGCGGATATTGGTGGTGTCCTCAAGTTCGAGGTAGAACTTGAACTGCGTCGGCACGCGATACGCACCGGGGACAAGATGCGGTGTTGGAACAGCATCTTTGCAGAGGCTGGGTACAAAGATGCGCTGAAGTTCCGCACGATGTCTGTCTGCCCATGGCCCATAGTTCACAGAGCCACCGTTTATTGATAGTTTGATGGCCCATGCTGGGGGCTCGTCACCATTGATGTTGGACAACAACTCTGGGGCTTTCTCCGCCGGTGAAGCTGTCATGGGCTGGACAAGTCCTGGGACATCCCAGTATATCGTCAAGGTGGCTTCTGGACTATCCAAAAGGGTGGGCACCGCAGCATACTCGATGGATGACCACCTGGACTTTTGATCCTCCGCCTCTTCGGAAAGGTAACGTGACAGCCCTTGCCAGTGACCACTTCCAGGCACTTGGCTTGCAGCGGTCCCGATACCTCTGCTCGATGGAGAGAAGGACTCAACGGACTTGTTCCAAAATGGTATAAAGCCCCTTAGACCCTCCCGTAGTCGACTCTTTTGACCTCGCAAGAACGAACGCTTTTTCGGCGGAGACAAGGACTCCTGGGCACTCTGTTTCTCTCGTTCGGCACGGTTGACTTGATCCTCCTTGAAATTTGGATTTTCCTTCATCTCGATCACGGGGTGTTTGAACTTCAGCCGGAAGCATTGTCGGTACGGGTCAGTCGTATCGGTCTCGGTGGCCGTAGCATCGATTTCGCCTGAGAAAGACTCGGTCTTGACAATCAATACCGCCGTGGTATTCTCATTGCCCATGACCATGGCCGCTCCTTTGCATTTCAAGTGAATTGGCAAGGTCTGCAAAAAGAGTGGTATGCCATCCACTCCGCTCGGGCTGCtgctctcctcatccctgCCTGTATCAGAAGCAGACGATAGGAAGCTGTCGCGCCTTTTCTCTTGAGTGTCCGATCGGTCGTTCTGGGCGGTGAAGCGTCCTGCTGATGGGCTTCTGGACGCACTTGACCGTCGCGATGGGCGTCGGCGCAAACGAGAGGGAGGACCAGCCGGCACATCTTTATCGTCCAATCCATGATGTacctcatccaccaactTCTCGGAGTTTGAAAGACCAGCTACTATCGAGTCGTAGGCCGGGCTCCGATTGTATATAAACCACTCCAAGCCACGGAGCGAGACTACAACACGGCACGGTGTCCTCCTTGAGTGTTCGTCGGAAGCAACATCTTGCTTGTTTCCCTTGCCCTTTGCCTTCCCAATCTCCACATGCCGAACCCTTCGTAGCCAGTATGCCCATGTGATGTGTCCATTCTGAACTAGAATCGTCTCGTTATTGCCGTGATATCGAAGACCGGTGAAGAAGATGCGTCCAGCGAGCAAGGATATTTGGAGCGCCTGTATATCGATGTAGATTCGGTATTGGTGCCATGTGTACGTTCGTATCCCCCACGAGACAATCGACGCGAAGACTCTGTTGAAGTAGAGCAAGGAGAATGTTGATCTTTTGCTGGGTGGTAAGCATCACATGCCTATATGGGCTCCTAATGCATCGCCCACTTACAAGACACCACAAGCTATCAGGATCCCGCAGAATTGCCTGCCAACAAGCCATTAGTCGATATATTTATGTTAAATCAATCTTATGATACCGAGAGCTTACGCATTGAAGGCAGTTTCATTGCTGAACCAGCCCGACATATTGGTGAGTTGATGGTGGGTTAGTCTCGCCACGGGCGCCGCGTTGCTGTTGAACCCCTTTCAGGCCGTATGCGCCGCTCCCCATTCCGCAGTAAGAAAGTGGAAAGGTAAAGTCAAATTCTATCGCATGTCAAAAGAAATATTCCGCGCGACCCAAAACTCCGGTAGCAAAAGACAAAAAATGTATGGAGCTTGTATTGCAAGAGCAATCCGGCTCAGTTGTAATTGGAAAGCTTCAGACACGGACCAGAAGTGCTGTCGCGACACTATCGACAGGGGGTAGAGTCCACTGAGAGACTGTGCGTCACTGAAAGCAGGTTGCCGGCGGGCATCCCGCTCTCAAAGAACCCGGCAGGCAACTGGCGCAACAATTTTGTTCCCTACCGGCGCGTGGGTGGAAGGTACTTTGATACATGCCTAGCGCTGTAACACCCCAGCCAAGTGTGCGGGACCACCCCAGTTGCCTCTGCGGCGCTGTTGGAGCTTCTGGCCGGGAGGATCGTCGTCATCTCAACCGCCTCCAACACAACCACACAACGTCGTTATCTGGGAGTTTTGTGCTCCACCACCATGCACTTCGCACCTTTGAAGGTTGCTTTTCCCACCGGTTGATCCCGGTATTTGCTTACATTTCCCACGTCTGTCCAGCACCCATCGTGACAATGGGGGGCTCAGGTCAGAAGTTCGAGACCATCACAACTGTGGTTGCTGGTGTCGCGTCCATTATCGCGACCTTGTTGTCTATTGTGTATGGCTCCCTCTAGCTTCTGTGTCTTGTCCCGGGTCAAGGCTCTCCACTAGTATGTCCCGTTAACTGACTCGTTTGCTGAACAGATCGATATGGCTGCAGACGTGAGTCCATACCCAAGTGTGACATCCACCATGAGACGAACCCCAGTAACAGCGAAATAGTAAGAATTACCGGAAGCCGTTGCTACAACGCTATGTCGTCCGCATCCTCCTTATGGTCCCCATTTACTCCATTGCCTCGTGGTCCAGTATGGTCTCGCGAACAGCCGCCGACATACTCGACCCGATACGAGATATCTACGAGGCCTTCACGATCTACACCTTTTTCCAGCTCTTGATCAACTACCTTAGTGGTGAGAGGGCATTGATTATCATGACACATGGTCGGAAGCCTGTTCACCACGTATGGCCCTTGAACCATGTGCTACCTCCATTCGACATATCTGACCCGCATaccttcctcgccatcaaACGCGGTATTCTACAGTATGCGTGGCTCAAGCCTTTGCTTGCACTAGCGACGGTCATCATGAAGGCTACTGGGACATTCCACGAGGGCAGAATTCAACTCGACTCGGGATACCTTTGGAGCGGTCTTATCTACAACGCCAGTGTGACTATCAGTCTGTATGCTCTGGGCCTCTTCTGGGTCTGCATGAATGACGATCTCAAGCCTTTCCGGCCGATGCCCAAGTTCTTGTGCGTCAAGCTTGTGATTTTTGCCTCGTATTGGCAAGGCTTTGCCTTGTCGATATTGGTTTGGCTCGGTGTCATCCCAGAGGGCGCCGACAAGTCTTCAGAGAGTATGGCTGCTGCCATTCAGGATTTTTTGATATGCATCGAGATGCCGGCCTTTGCCATCGCTCACTGGTATGCTTTTTCGTGGCACGATTTTGCCGACAACAGGATTTCTTCGGCAAGAATGCCTGTACTGTATGCTGCGAGAGATGCTTTCGGAATCCGCGACCTCATTCAGGACTCCAAGGAGACATTCTCAGGAGACAAATACGGCTATCGAGTCTTTGATTCTGGGGACAAGATCATGGCCCATGAAGCCTCCCGATCACGACTGGCTCGCATCAAGGAAGGCATGCGCTATGAAAGGGGAGGCAAGGGTAAATACTGGATTCCGAGGCCTGATGAGATCAACCAGACGACACCTCTGCTCGGTAACAACGGCGGGCCAAGTCGTCGAAACGGGTCTCAGTCACCACATACCAACGATCAAGATGAGTTGATACTTGATCCAGATGAAGAAGCTCTCTACAACAGTGCCAGGAAGCTTGAGTTTGGAGATTGGAACGTAGGTGGCGTCTCTGCTCGCATCACGGTTTCCGTTACTGATCAAGATTTAGTACCCGGTCATCACGGCAAATCAGCCAGCAAGTGAGAGGTACCGGTCGCCGTTCCCCAGCCCATATCAACAAAGCCCCTCACGACGTACACCCGATGGTAGCTTTTACCAGCGCTCTTCCACAAGCTCGGTTCCTTCGTTGAATTCGAATGCGGCACTAGACCGCAGAAAGAAGCAAGCACCAGAAGGACCACAATCTGGTATCGATGAcaagaaaggaaagaacAAGGCCAAGGGGTCCAGCTCGACtggagttggtggtgctgaTCCACTCGAAATTGCCTATGGTCCAACAATAGGAACGCACAAAGAGATTACCGAGGACGACTTTAACGTTGATGTCGAAAGCGGCTTGCACAAACCACAAGATCATGAGTTTGTTGAGCCTCACCCTACGCCTCCTCCAcgggaggatgacgagagcCCGATCAATGAGGAACGTGGACAATGGGAACggagtgatggtgatggtgcagATGACAGCCACAAAAGCCACCAGTATGCAACTGGGAGCGAAGAGGAGTTCCAGAATGTCTGGGGACGGTGATTGAAGTTATTGATTTTGCCACCTTTGAGCATTCGTCGAGGTTCTTTTTAGATACCCGCCTTGAAGATGAATCAGGTTTTATGTACACGGTTATGGATGTCTGGGTTAGTCTGAGCATTACATGGAGttggtggcggcgagggcATGGTTTGCGAGCGTATCTTTACACACTGCTTTGGAATAATAACACAGAGTTACTCTTCAAACGTCTTTGGACCATAGGTCAAGGGCTTGCTTGACCTCAAGGTGTTTACGTTGCCCCTAGGTGTAATGTGAATCGTGACGTCTAACAGGCACTGGCTAGATAGTCTAGCCTGCGGCAAGTGGCAAATCCGGCAATTCGAGCCAAACCACTTGTAGCTTGGAATTCAAGCTCTTTGGGCAGCGATCCAGATCCACATGAGGTTCGTGAAAGCACGGTTCAGCTGAAGCTGAGTTTTGCTTGTGCTCAGAAGCTCATCAGCTCTCATTCAACCTCGTCATCGAGGAATGGACACGGTGGGTGTAACCATGTCCTGTACAGTATACCTAGGTACCCTGTTAAAACCGAGATGCAACTTTGTATCCATATCAGCCAGAGGTTCGAACTTCACGGCTCCACCGGTTTTTTTAAttgtttcttcttccttgccTAGGCGCCGTTGATAAGGCCAGCGTTAACCCCGCAGTTTCCGTTATGCCCATGGCATGGTCCCACTAACCGGTGCAACCCGtgtgagaaaaaaaatcaacAGGCCACAATGTAGTGTGACATTTTGTGGTTTCGGTGTCTGGCGCTAGCGGTGTTTGATGCGAAACGAGCTGCCGAAAACAGTGGTCAATTGGAGCTCCAACGGCGAGAGGTGACTGGCAAAAGAGCGAGCTTCCCAGTTCCTTCACCTTGATTTGTGAGCTTCCTCGACGTTGCTGTTGCAATGTGGTCTGTGCTTTTTGGCCATCCTCGCAAGAAAAGAGGGGCCTCATCCCTACCTACTTGGACGTAAGCGGGGTCTAAGCTCCGAGAGCACCTCAAAGCAAGTGCTTGTTGCtggaaataaaaaaaaggtcgAGGTTTGAAGAAATTATAAGCTCTCGAGACAGGATCGAGTAGAAGAAAATAAGACATCAAAACCATCAACTAACTGATATTATCCTCAAGGTATGCATAACAATATCCATCTATGCCTGTCTgcctgctgccgccgcgggggttctctttttttttttggccgGATTGGCGaggggaaagagagagaggagggggaggggcaaaACAGGGCTTGACCCTCCCATGTCAGTTGCATCAGCCGACGCACAAGTGGCAGGGGGCCAATGGAGGGGCACCAAATCCACCAAATCGATATCATCGAGCCCCACCAATTGTtacccctccaccttcccctccccatcgccTTTTTTTCACCTTTTTCTCTCCCTCACAGCAGGCTTCGCATCCCACCGGCTCTGCTTTCTCAACCCTCTCTGTTTTTTGTTAGCTGTCGGTCTGGGGCTGATAGCTGATCCACTGAAGCAGGACTACGGTACCCTGGTTAGCCGACTCTCGGGTTTGCTCGACCAACTTTAGGGAAGAAAATTTCTCTGCTCGCGGAGTTTCTTCacctcgacaccatcaaccaAAAAACCCATTTCTAGGAGGTACTCGTCAATACCGCCAAGATGGTCAAGTAAGTGCCTCTTCACGCCGCCGTACACCTCTGCTCGTCTTTGGCGCTTCGAGGGCTCGTTGTCGATGACCTCTTTGTCCGACGGCATCGATGCGCGCGCCCAGGTTACCCCGCCCGGAGATAGCAACAAGACTGAGCAGAGGTGTTGCACGACAACACGTaggtgatggcgatgatgttaACCATAGTCCCTGTGCAGCTTCACTATCGACGAGATCCGTGCCTTGATGGGTAAGTCTTCCTCTCTTCGTCGCCGAGCATGTCGGCGCCATCTCGAGATATCATGCTGACCCTCCCCTTCAGACAAGCCCACGAACGTGCGCAACATGTCCGTCATTGCGCACGTCGATCACGGCAAATCCACCCTGACCGACTCTCTGCTGGCCAAGGCTGGTATTATCTCCTCCGGAAAGGCCGGTGAGGCTCGTGCGACAGATACCAGAGCCGACGAGCAAGAACGTGGTATCACCATCAAGTCCACTGCCATCTCCCTGTATGGTACTCTtcccgaggaggaggatctcAAGGACATTGTTGGCCAGAAGACCGACGGTTAGTAATCATCCATCAGTTTTGCTTGCTGGTTAGGGCTGCGAAATGCTGACTGTCGATTCACAGGCAAGGATTTCTTGATCAACTTGATCGACTCGCCCGGTCACGTTGATTTCTCTTCCGAAGTCACTGCCGCTCTCCGTGTCACCGATGGTGctctcgtcgtcgtcgacacCGTCGAGGGTGTGTGCGTCCAGACCGAGACTGTGCTCCGCCAGGCTCTCGGTGAGCGCATCAAGCCCgttatcatcatcaacaaggtCGATCGCGCTCTTCTCGAGCTCCAGGTCTCCAAGGAGGATCTTTACCAGTCCTTCTCCCGTACCATCGAGTCCGTCAACgtcatcatctccacctACTTCGACAAGTCGCTCGGTGATGTACAGGTCTACCCCGACAAGGGCACCGTCGCGTTCGGTTCCGGTCTCCACGGCTGGGCTTTCACCATCCGTCAGTTCGCTACCCGTTACGCCAAGAAGTTCGGTGTCGACCGCAACAAGATGATGGAGCGTCTCTGGGGCGACAACTACTTCAaccccaagaccaagaagtgGACCAAGAACGGCACCGCTGACGGTGGTGCTCAGCTCGAGCGCGCTTTCTGCCAGTTCATCTTGGACCCCATCTTCAAGATCTTCGCCGCTGTCATGAACTTCAAGAAGGACGAGGTtaccaccctcctcgagaagctcaaccTCAAGCTCGCTGTCGATGACcgtgagaaggagggcaagcaGCTCCTCAAGGCTGTCATGCGCACTTTCCTTCCCGCCGCTGACTGcttgttggagatgatgattcTTCACCTTCCTTCCCCCGTCACTGCCCAGAAGTACCGTGTCGAGACTCTCTACGAGGGTCCCGCTGATGACGAGGCTGCCGTCGGTATCCGTGACTGCGACCCCAAGGGTCCTCTCATGCTTTACGTCTCCAAGATGGTTCCCACTTCCGATAAGGGTCGTTTCTACGCTTTCGGTCGTGTCTTCTCCGGTACCGTCCGCTCCGGCCTCAAGGTCCGCATCCAGGGCCCCAACTACACCCCtggcaagaaggagga from Podospora pseudopauciseta strain CBS 411.78 chromosome 6, whole genome shotgun sequence includes:
- a CDS encoding hypothetical protein (EggNog:ENOG503NUE9; COG:T), translating into MGGSGQKFETITTVVAGVASIIATLLSIVSIWLQTKNYRKPLLQRYVVRILLMVPIYSIASWSSMVSRTAADILDPIRDIYEAFTIYTFFQLLINYLSGERALIIMTHGRKPVHHVWPLNHVLPPFDISDPHTFLAIKRGILQYAWLKPLLALATVIMKATGTFHEGRIQLDSGYLWSGLIYNASVTISLYALGLFWVCMNDDLKPFRPMPKFLCVKLVIFASYWQGFALSILVWLGVIPEGADKSSESMAAAIQDFLICIEMPAFAIAHWYAFSWHDFADNRISSARMPVLYAARDAFGIRDLIQDSKETFSGDKYGYRVFDSGDKIMAHEASRSRLARIKEGMRYERGGKGKYWIPRPDEINQTTPLLGNNGGPSRRNGSQSPHTNDQDELILDPDEEALYNSARKLEFGDWNYPVITANQPASERYRSPFPSPYQQSPSRRTPDGSFYQRSSTSSVPSLNSNAALDRRKKQAPEGPQSGIDDKKGKNKAKGSSSTGVGGADPLEIAYGPTIGTHKEITEDDFNVDVESGLHKPQDHEFVEPHPTPPPREDDESPINEERGQWERSDGDGADDSHKSHQYATGSEEEFQNVWGR
- the EFT2 gene encoding translation elongation factor 2 (EggNog:ENOG503NW98; COG:J); protein product: MVNFTIDEIRALMDKPTNVRNMSVIAHVDHGKSTLTDSLLAKAGIISSGKAGEARATDTRADEQERGITIKSTAISLYGTLPEEEDLKDIVGQKTDGKDFLINLIDSPGHVDFSSEVTAALRVTDGALVVVDTVEGVCVQTETVLRQALGERIKPVIIINKVDRALLELQVSKEDLYQSFSRTIESVNVIISTYFDKSLGDVQVYPDKGTVAFGSGLHGWAFTIRQFATRYAKKFGVDRNKMMERLWGDNYFNPKTKKWTKNGTADGGAQLERAFCQFILDPIFKIFAAVMNFKKDEVTTLLEKLNLKLAVDDREKEGKQLLKAVMRTFLPAADCLLEMMILHLPSPVTAQKYRVETLYEGPADDEAAVGIRDCDPKGPLMLYVSKMVPTSDKGRFYAFGRVFSGTVRSGLKVRIQGPNYTPGKKEDLFIKAIQRTVLMMGGKVEPIDDMPAGNIVGLVGVDQFLLKSGTLTTIDTAHNLKVMKFSVSPVVQRSVQVKNAQDLPKLVEGLKRLSKSDPCVLTMTNESGEHVVAGAGELHLEICLKDLEEDHAGVPLIISDPVVQYRESVTTKSSMTALSKSPNKHNRLYMVAEPIEEELSGAIEAGRINPRDDFKARARVLADDFGWDVTDARKIWAFGPDGNGANLLVDQTKAVQYLNEIKDSVVSGFQWATREGPVAEEPMRSIRFNILDVTLHADAIHRGGGQVIPTARRVLYASALLAEPCLLEPVFLVEIQVPEQAMGGVYGVLTRRRGHVFAEEQRPGTPLFNIKAYLPVMESFGFNADLRQGTSGQAFPQSVFDHWQQFPGGNPIDATSKAGQLVQTMRKRKGLKVEVPGVDNYYDKL